The Dunckerocampus dactyliophorus isolate RoL2022-P2 chromosome 1, RoL_Ddac_1.1, whole genome shotgun sequence genome has a segment encoding these proteins:
- the wasb gene encoding WASP actin nucleation promoting factor b isoform X1: protein MSRGSKSKTESMWSSLLSLQETEALESLLGRRCASMATAVAQLFKALPHNPSTWSLQHTGVVCFIKDNPQRSYFIRMYDLKAGRQVWEQELYNQIVYSSPEFYFHTFAADDCQVGLNFAQQHEAEAFRNAVVEKINQRNNRQAASSSPGSFLKAAVDVQSPDSQSPRSRLMHSVSSHRSSKGKKDKKSKKKGPKLSKADIGAPSGFKHVSHVGFDPNNLDPDLWNLLSQAGIGEAEMRDEQTSQLVYNIIERSGGMEAVKREAKKGAAGLPPPPPSRQGPLPPVPGSGGSAPTPPPPRGRSGPLPPLPGQSQRATRVAVPPPPPSNQGCPPPLPPTHSSHVPLLPSTKPLHVPSPPVPPAPQQRPAGFPPPATPTTPSRGGPAPPPPPPPLPPAQLSVDSHTPPPPFGGPPPPATPSFSKADSRGALLDQIRLGKKLRNVTECQDLAPPAPAESGEGIVGALMMVMQKRSKVIHSSDESEDEGGDEDDDDDEWDD, encoded by the exons ATGAGCCGAGGGTCTAAAAGCAAGACTGAGAGCATGTGGAGCTCCCTGCTGAGCCTCCAGGAAACCGAGGCCTTGGAGAGTCTGCTTGGCAGAAGGTGTGCT tCTATGGCCACTGCAGTGGCACAGTTGTTCAAGGCACTGCCTCACAATCCATCTACATGGAGCTTGCAGCACACAGGGGTGGTGTGCTTCATTAAAGACAACCCTCAGCGTTCCTACTTCATTCGCATGTACGATTTGAAG GCTGGGAGACAGGTGTGGGAACAAGAACTCTACAACCAAATTGTTTACTCCTCACCAGAGTTCTACTTTCACACCTTTGCTGCCGAT GACTGTCAAGTTGGACTGAATTTCGCTCAGCAGCATGAAGCAGAAGCCTTTAGAAATGCTGTGGTAGAGAAAATCAACCAAAGAAACAACCGGCAAG CAGCATCCAGTAGTCCTGGTTCCTTTCTTAAGGCCGCTGTGGACGTCCAAAGCCCTGATAGCCAGTCTCCACGTTCCCGCTTAATGCACTCAGTTTCCTCTCATCGGAGCAGCAAagggaagaaggacaagaaGAGCAAGAAAAAGGGCCCTAAGCTCTCTAAGGCAGACATTGGAGCCCCCAGTGGATTTAA GCATGTTAGCCACGTTGGATTTGACCCGAACAATCTTGACCCAGACCTGTGGAACCTTCTCTCGCAAGCTGGCATCGGAGAGGCCGAGATGAGGGATGAGCAGACTTCCCAGCTGGTCTATAACATCATAGAGCGCTCAGGGGGCATGGAGGCAGTCAAAAGAGAGGCAAAAAAAGGAG CTGCGGGGCTTCCACCCCCCCCACCCAGCAGACAGGGGCCTTTGCCTCCTGTGCCAGGATCAGGCGGCTCAGCCCCAACTCCTCCACCTCCACGAGGGCGTTCCGGACCTCTGCCTCCCCTTCCGGGCCAGTCACAGCGAGCAACGCGGGTAGCtgtcccacccccacccccgtcAAACCAAGGTTGCCCCCCACCTCTTCCTCCAACTCACTCTTCTCACGTCCCTTTGTTGCCATCCACAAAGCCCCTTCATGTCCCATCTCCCCCGGTGCCACCAGCACCCCAACAGCGTCCTGCAGGTTTCCCACCTCCAGCCACCCCCACTACACCCAGCAGAGGAGGCCCTGCACCTCCTCCGCCACCTCCTCCGCTCCCACCTGCCCAACTGTCTGTGGACTCCCACACACCTCCTCCCCCCTTTGGTGGCCCACCACCACCTGCCACTCCATCTTTTAGTAAAGCAGACAGCAGAGGTGCTCTGCTTGATCAGATTCGACTGGGGAAGAAGCTCCGAAAt GTGACAGAGTGCCAAGATCTAGCTCCACCCGCACCAGCAGAATCAGGCGAGGGCATTGTTGGCGCTCTCATGATGGTCATGCAGAAGCGCAGTAAAGTCATTCATTCCTCTG ATGAAAGTGAAGATGAGGGtggtgatgaagatgatgatgatgacgaatGGGATGACTGa
- the wasb gene encoding WASP actin nucleation promoting factor b isoform X2, whose translation MSRGSKSKTESMWSSLLSLQETEALESLLGRRCASMATAVAQLFKALPHNPSTWSLQHTGVVCFIKDNPQRSYFIRMYDLKAGRQVWEQELYNQIVYSSPEFYFHTFAADDCQVGLNFAQQHEAEAFRNAVVEKINQRNNRQASSSPGSFLKAAVDVQSPDSQSPRSRLMHSVSSHRSSKGKKDKKSKKKGPKLSKADIGAPSGFKHVSHVGFDPNNLDPDLWNLLSQAGIGEAEMRDEQTSQLVYNIIERSGGMEAVKREAKKGAAGLPPPPPSRQGPLPPVPGSGGSAPTPPPPRGRSGPLPPLPGQSQRATRVAVPPPPPSNQGCPPPLPPTHSSHVPLLPSTKPLHVPSPPVPPAPQQRPAGFPPPATPTTPSRGGPAPPPPPPPLPPAQLSVDSHTPPPPFGGPPPPATPSFSKADSRGALLDQIRLGKKLRNVTECQDLAPPAPAESGEGIVGALMMVMQKRSKVIHSSDESEDEGGDEDDDDDEWDD comes from the exons ATGAGCCGAGGGTCTAAAAGCAAGACTGAGAGCATGTGGAGCTCCCTGCTGAGCCTCCAGGAAACCGAGGCCTTGGAGAGTCTGCTTGGCAGAAGGTGTGCT tCTATGGCCACTGCAGTGGCACAGTTGTTCAAGGCACTGCCTCACAATCCATCTACATGGAGCTTGCAGCACACAGGGGTGGTGTGCTTCATTAAAGACAACCCTCAGCGTTCCTACTTCATTCGCATGTACGATTTGAAG GCTGGGAGACAGGTGTGGGAACAAGAACTCTACAACCAAATTGTTTACTCCTCACCAGAGTTCTACTTTCACACCTTTGCTGCCGAT GACTGTCAAGTTGGACTGAATTTCGCTCAGCAGCATGAAGCAGAAGCCTTTAGAAATGCTGTGGTAGAGAAAATCAACCAAAGAAACAACCGGCAAG CATCCAGTAGTCCTGGTTCCTTTCTTAAGGCCGCTGTGGACGTCCAAAGCCCTGATAGCCAGTCTCCACGTTCCCGCTTAATGCACTCAGTTTCCTCTCATCGGAGCAGCAAagggaagaaggacaagaaGAGCAAGAAAAAGGGCCCTAAGCTCTCTAAGGCAGACATTGGAGCCCCCAGTGGATTTAA GCATGTTAGCCACGTTGGATTTGACCCGAACAATCTTGACCCAGACCTGTGGAACCTTCTCTCGCAAGCTGGCATCGGAGAGGCCGAGATGAGGGATGAGCAGACTTCCCAGCTGGTCTATAACATCATAGAGCGCTCAGGGGGCATGGAGGCAGTCAAAAGAGAGGCAAAAAAAGGAG CTGCGGGGCTTCCACCCCCCCCACCCAGCAGACAGGGGCCTTTGCCTCCTGTGCCAGGATCAGGCGGCTCAGCCCCAACTCCTCCACCTCCACGAGGGCGTTCCGGACCTCTGCCTCCCCTTCCGGGCCAGTCACAGCGAGCAACGCGGGTAGCtgtcccacccccacccccgtcAAACCAAGGTTGCCCCCCACCTCTTCCTCCAACTCACTCTTCTCACGTCCCTTTGTTGCCATCCACAAAGCCCCTTCATGTCCCATCTCCCCCGGTGCCACCAGCACCCCAACAGCGTCCTGCAGGTTTCCCACCTCCAGCCACCCCCACTACACCCAGCAGAGGAGGCCCTGCACCTCCTCCGCCACCTCCTCCGCTCCCACCTGCCCAACTGTCTGTGGACTCCCACACACCTCCTCCCCCCTTTGGTGGCCCACCACCACCTGCCACTCCATCTTTTAGTAAAGCAGACAGCAGAGGTGCTCTGCTTGATCAGATTCGACTGGGGAAGAAGCTCCGAAAt GTGACAGAGTGCCAAGATCTAGCTCCACCCGCACCAGCAGAATCAGGCGAGGGCATTGTTGGCGCTCTCATGATGGTCATGCAGAAGCGCAGTAAAGTCATTCATTCCTCTG ATGAAAGTGAAGATGAGGGtggtgatgaagatgatgatgatgacgaatGGGATGACTGa
- the LOC129180956 gene encoding semaphorin-3F-like has translation MTVTMTTSGAQLLLLALCVYRGSGLQQSAPRVRLSFKELMDTRAARPFSFSFNTSDYRILLMDQDQGRLYLGSREYLVALDMHNVNKEPLIIHWPASAKRKGECQMTGKGRQGECANFVRLIEPWNRTHLYTCGTGAYQPICTFINRGWRAEDYLFRLVPGYVDSGKGKCSYDPKQENVGVLIDGNLYAGVHIDFMSTDAALFRTMGGRSVIRTEQYDSRWLNEPVFVQIQQIPDSAERNDDKLYFFFREKSLDSSGGASPNILARVGRVCLNDEGGQKSLVSRWTTFLKARLICSVIGEDGVETRFDELRDVFIQPTQDERNPMVFALFTTAGSVFKGSAVCVYSMADIRNVFNGPFAHKHGHNYQWTVYNGKIPYPRPGTCPGGTFTPGIRSSKNFSDEAVNFIRAHPLMFHPVYPIHRRPLVVRTGVDYRYTALVVDQVDAVDGRYQVLFLGTDRGTIQKVIVLPKDPTSMEELTLEEVEVFRSRAPVKTMKISSKRQQLYVSSDAGLTQVSLHRCGVYGRACSDCCLARDPYCAWDGESCSAFTPSTKRRSRRQDVKHGDPLRQCRGFNAKVEKRLREIVQFGVKGSSTFLECQPRSPQATVKWLFQRDGKRKVLNRAGDVLKTNHGILLKSLNESDAGLYHCLATENNFKHTVARVALRILDRDIVLALSARDDEEEDHKPRNVRPYPQSSFSSTPFPPEIRLINQYCQSYWEQFSPQQQQRKRTSRRHTEGQEQGLG, from the exons ATGACTGTTACCATGACAACATCTGGGGCCCAACTCCTCCTGTTGGCCTTATGTGTTTACAGAGGCTCGGGCCTGCAGCAGTCAGCGCCACGAGTTCGCCTCTCCTTCAAAG AACTGATGGACACTCGGGCGGCACGACCTTTCAGTTTCTCCTTTAACACCAGTGACTACAGAATCCTCCTGATGGATCAGGACCAGGGCCGCCTATACCTGGGCAGCAGGGAGTACCTGGTGGCTCTGGATATGCACAATGTCAACAAAGAGCCTCTAATT ATCCATTGGCCGGCATCTGCAAAGCGAAAGGGAGAATGCCAGATGACAGGAAAAGGAAGACAG GGTGAATGTGCCAACTTTGTGCGGTTGATCGAGCCATGGAACCGCACCCACCTCTACACCTGTGGAACGGGGGCTTACCAACCCATCTGCACATTCATCAACAGGGGCTGGAGGGCAGAG GACTACCTGTTTCGACTGGTCCCAGGGTATGTGGACTCTGGGAAGGGAAAATGTTCCTATGATCCCAAACAGGAGAATGTTGGAGTTCTGATTG ATGGTAACCTGTATGCGGGGGTCCATATTGACTTCATGAGCACAGATGCAGCTCTGTTTAGGACCATGGGCGGGAGAAGTGTCATCAGGACTGAGCAGTATGATTCCAGGTGGCTCAACG AACCAGTGTTTGTTCAGATCCAGCAGATCCCTGACAGTGCAGAGAGGAATGATGACaagctttacttttttttccggGAGAAAAGTTTAGACTCCAGCGGGGGTGCGAGCCCCAACATCTTAGCCAGGGTGGGGAGAGTGTGTCTG AATGATGAAGGAGGCCAGAAATCCCTGGTGAGCCGCTGGACGACATTCCTTAAAGCTCGTCTTATCTGCTCAGTTATAGGAGAAGATGGAGTGGAGACACGATTTGATGAACTAC GTGATGTCTTTATTCAGCCGACACAAGATGAACGGAACCCGATGGTGTTCGCTCTCTTCACTACAGCAGG TTCTGTGTTCAAGGGTTCAGCAGTCTGCGTCTACTCCATGGCTGACATTCGCAACGTCTTCAATGGACCCTTTGCCCACAAACATGGCCATAATTACCAATGGACAGTGTACAACGGCAAGATTCCTTATCCGCGACCAGGAACA TGTCCAGGAGGAACCTTCACCCCTGGTATCCGCTCCTCCAAGAACTTCTCTGATGAGGCGGTCAATTTCATCAGGGCTCATCCCCTCATGTTCCACCCCGTGTATCCCATCCACCGTCGCCCCCTGGTGGTGAGGACTGGTGTGGACTACCGCTACACTGCACTGGTGGTGGATCAGGTGGATGCAGTGGATGGGCGCTACCAGGTGCTCTTCTTGGGGACAG ATCGAGGCACCATCCAGAAAGTCATAGTTTTGCCCAAAGACCCAACAAGTATGGAGGAGTTGACACTAGAGGAAGTCGAGGTTTTCCGG AGCAGGGCTCCTGTCAAAACTATGAAGATTTCTTCTAAAAGA CAACAGCTGTACGTGTCATCAGATGCAGGGTTGACTCAGGTGTCGCTGCACCGCTGTGGCGTGTACGGCAGAGCCTGTTCCGACTGCTGCCTGGCCCGGGACCCATACTGTGCCTGGGATGGGGAGAGCTGCTCGGCCTTCACTCCTTCTACCAAGAG GAGGAGCAGAAGACAGGACGTGAAGCATGGCGATCCTTTGAGGCAGTGCCGAGGCTTTAACGCCAAAG TGGAGAAACGTTTGAGAGAAATAGTACAGTTTGGAGTGAAAGGCAGCAGCACCTTTTTGGAGTGTCAGCCTCGCTCTCCTCAGGCCACAGTCAAGTGGCTCTTCCAGAGGGATGGGAAAAGGAAAGTG CTCAACCGTGCAGGGGATGTTCTAAAGACCAACCATGGTATCCTTCTGAAGTCCCTCAATGAATCGGACGCTGGTCTGTACCACTGCCTCGCCACAGAGAACAACTTCAAGCACACGGTGGCCCGCGTGGCTCTGCGCATCCTCGATCGAGACATTGTCTTGGCTCTTAGCGCTCGAGACGACGAAGAGGAAGATCACAAACCTCGCAATGTGCGACCTTACCCTCAGTCGTCCTTTAGCTCTACACCCTTCCCACCTGAGATCAGACTGATTAACCAGTACTGCCAGTCTTACTGGGAGCAGTTCAGtccacaacaacagcagcgcaAACGTACCAGCAGGCGGCACACGGAGGGCCAGGAACAAGGCCTTGGTTAG